ATTAATGTTTCTTTTAATGTAATCAAGTTACTAGATTTATGTTTATGTAACTATATTTTAGGATTGTTTAAGGTTTATCATCACGAGGATGAAACTTAAGTGGTCATAATTCTACATACCATTCATTATTTCCACGAGCATGTACTGTTTAAACGGTGAACCTGATCCAGACCAAAGGCGGAACATATATAGGACAAAAGGGGGTATCCGCCCCGGCTTGATTTTGGGGGGAAAAAAAAGTGtacaaaaaagaaagaaaaaaatttaccaaaaaataaggttttttttagtgttacCCTCCTTTGATTAGTTTCGACCCATCTCGAATCGGGGTTAAGTTCCGCCACTGACCCAGACCTCAAAATTTCATGTCGCCATGTTTCTCCGTTTTTACCTCACAATTACAAATACAGTAGTCTTCCAATCACTGTTAGTGTTGTCTGCGATTAATTGGGCCCGATCTTTGTAGTATAATGGTATTCAATTCAATGGTTAAAAGGCTTGGTTTTTTAATGTTAGATTTTTTAATTTTGATCACATTGAACTGcattttattttagttattatacTAAAGGtcgttatttatatgattaatgtTGTTAAACTgaattttagatatttaatttattagagTTTCATCTACTCAATTTTTATACTtatttattactatatttattatttattattttgctCTTTTCCAGActgttttttttgtttgttttgtgcCGATATCGAACTACGATCATTTGCAACTGTGATTTAATTGCCGCGAATACTTCTTAAATTAAGCTGTACTTTTTCTTGCGTCTGTTACTTGGGTGATTAGTAGCTCTAATTTTTTTCATTTGTGCACATGTGTTTCAGTATGCATTCACTACGTTTTTCAATCTTCCGTCGTTGCAGGTATTTGTTTCTGTTTTTTATCTTGCTTTTCATGTGGCGTATGTTTATTTCTGTTGTGGTGTACTTAAAAGAAATTGTTCATGTATGTTATTGTTAAAGTAGTACATGGTTGTTCCTTTTTTTGGTTTTGCTTTTCGCGTTTACAACATAAATCATATAAATAACTACCTTTAGTATGTTGGTGGTAAGTTATATCGTTAAGTTGCacgtgaagaaaaaaaaaattaatgaggCCACCCACCGGTTAATGATCGTTCTGTCCCCGTTGATTACAGTCTTTGCGAATCTTCCTTATTGTCTCCGAGGCAAATCAAGAGAAACTACTGAAGGCAACATAATTATATGAATAAACCATCTGCTGGTAAGACAACTGCGGTTTTTGTGGCTCCTAATGTGCCTGCTCATGTTGCGTCTGTTTCAACTGATCCACGTATTGATCCACGTATTCAGTTCGTTGGAGATGGTACCTTTTTGATACTTTGGTTTCTTTCTCCCTATTTTTGTTCGGAGTTATTATTGCTTATGTAGATTTTTTTCAGTTGCGAGTTGCCGAAGTGTTGTTGATGAAGAGGTGGTTTTGCCACCTGCTCTTCCTTTTTTATATGTTTACAAAATTTTAGACGCTTCGGAACTCCCTGGTAAGAGTTGACTGCTTTGTGTAATCCTGTTAAAATGGATAATTATTGAGCTATTGGTACGTTTTAATCATCACAATGGATGCATAATTTGTAGCTTATAATATTCATTTATAATTTACAATTTTTTGCTTATAGTTGATGATGTAACCTATGAAAGCAGCCAATGCAAGTGTTGTGATAGAGAACTAGCCACAACTAGCAGCCCTACTCAGCCCATATGTGATGATCAGCCCATCGATTTGCAGTTTAAAAAGCACAGGATTTGGAAGGTTtatgaaagaaagaatagaagacaCGTGGATGGCTCAGATTGAGGAGTTTGTTATTTGATTCCCTATTTAGTTATCTTTGCAGGTGGTTGTTAGTCATGCATATTTTCATGTTTGTTATTTTCGGCTGAAAAGCTTGGGTCAGAGAGAAATCTATCACTGTGATTGTCCTCTGAATTTTATCTTACTTTTGTATCATTAATAAATCAAACATTCCCCTGCACATTCTATTTCATTACATTCATCTTTTACATCATCATCATACTATTACATCAGCTTATTATCATTTACTTATCAATTTGGTTCCATTGCCCTGATCCCATATTCTccataaaaaaagaaaagaaataataacATGGTGAACCCAGATCAGCCTCCCCACACTACTCGTATGCAAGCCAAACTCGATTCTCATGATGAATAACTTACTCACCTCACATCTGAGGTGGATGACCTCACAACCTCTGTTCAAGCAATAAAAGAATTAATGGAGAAATTGTTAAGTGAAAACACTCACAAAGCCAAATCACCAATTCCAGATCCACAATCATTAAGTCAACCTACTGTTGTTAACCTCTTTGATTCAACAACTGTAACCAGACCCCCATCATTATTCACGCTACCACTCATCCATGAAAATCATTTTGATAACACATTATTTTCATTACCCAAAGTAAAATTGCCAATGTTTGATGGTGTTGATCCTCGTGATTGGATCACTAAAGCAGAATTATACTTCCATGTTCACCACACACCTATTGAGCAGAAACTCAACCTCTCTCAGATGTGTATGGATGGAATAGGATTGAATTGGTTTACGAATTTAATGATTAAGCACCCCACCACTACCTGGGATGAATTTCGACTCAAATTGCTTACCAGATTCAGCGGTACTAATTATCGCAATCCTCATGAAGCTCTTGGTTCGTTATTTGATGAAGGTGATATCGAGGCGTACATAGAGGAATTATCGCAATCCTCATGAAGCTCTTGGTTCGTTATTGGGCATTGAACCGCGCTACTATCCCGGATAAGTATCCAATTCCAATCGTAGAGGAACTCTTGGATGAATTATATGGATCATCTTTTTTCTCTAAGATCGATCTTAAATCAGGGTTCTATTAAGTCCGTGTTCGTGACTCAGATGTGGAAAACCGCCTTCCGCACTCATGATGGACACtacgagtttcttgtgatgcctttCGGTCTAACCAACGCGCCCGCCACATTCCAAGCCTTGATGAACGAGGTATTCTGCCCTCTCCTTCAAAAAGGTATTCTTGTTTTTTTTTGATGACATACTATTGTATAGCTCGACTTGGGAACATCATGTGCAACTACTATCTTCTGTTTTGCAATTGTTGCATCAAAATGAATTGGTCATCAATAGGAAAAAGAGCAGTTTTGGTATACAGTTCGTCGAAACCTGGgtcatattcttgatagttctggtGTATCAATGGACCCTTCAAAGATTCGATCAGTTTGTGACTGGCCAGTCCATGCTAATGTCAAAGGGGTACGTGGATTTCTTGGTCTCACAGGTTATTACCGAAAATTCATCAAGGGTTATGGCAAGATAGCACAACCTCTGACTGAACTCACCAAAAAAGACAACTTTCACTGGTCTTCCGAGCAACAGACTGCCTTTTATATGCTTAAGAGGTGCATGACCGAAGCACCTGTTCTAGCTTTACCTGACTTCACG
This genomic window from Rutidosis leptorrhynchoides isolate AG116_Rl617_1_P2 chromosome 2, CSIRO_AGI_Rlap_v1, whole genome shotgun sequence contains:
- the LOC139892264 gene encoding uncharacterized protein — protein: MNKPSAGKTTAVFVAPNVPAHVASVSTDPRIDPRIQFVGDVASCRSVVDEEVVLPPALPFLYVYKILDASELPVDDVTYESSQCKCCDRELATTSSPTQPICDDQPIDLQFKKHRIWKVYERKNRRHVDGSD